The Streptomyces sp. GSL17-111 region GGCCCGCGTACCGGGGGGCCCGCAGCCAGTGCTCCGCCGAACCGTCGGTGAGCAGGTCCGTGGCCTCGCCCGGCAGGTGCCCGCCCTTGATGAGGGCCCAGCGCGGCCCGTGCGCGAGCACGGCCCCGGCCGCCCGGCGCATGTCGTCCTCGGAGGTCACGGTGACGCCCGTCAGTTGCGCCACCTCGTCCAGGTTGGGGGTCGCGACGGTGGCGGTCGGGAGCAGTTCGGTGCGGACGGTCTCCAGGGCCTCCGCCGCGAGCAGCGGGTCGCCGTGCTTGGAGACGCCGACCGGGTCCACGACCACCGGCACGTCCAGGGGACGCAGGAGCCCCGCGACGGTGCCCACCAGCTCCGCGGAGGCCAGCATGCCGGTCTTCACCGCCTGCACCCCGATGTCGTCGACGACGCTGCGGAACTGCGCGCGGACCGCCTCGGCGGGCAGTTCCCAGGCGCCCTGCACGCCGAGGGAGTTCTGCGCGGTGACGGCCGTCAGCACGCTCATGCCGTGGGTGCCGAGCGCCATCATCGTCTTCAGGTCGGCCTGGATCCCGGCGCCGCCGCCGGAGTCGGAGCCGGCGACCGTCAGGACGCGTATCGGGGAGGGGGGCGTGCGCCTGCTGTCCGTCATGTCTCTCCTTGGAAGTGGTCCCAGCCCCCGCCGTCGTGCCAGGAAGCGCCGTTGACGGTCACGCGCGACATCGCCGACGGGTGCCGCACCTCCCCCACGACGCGCCAGCGCGCGGGCAGCTTGCGGTCCGGGGGGAAGGTGGCGACGATCGCGTGGTCCTCTCCCCCGGTGAGCACCCACTCCAACGGGTCGACGCCGACGGCCTGGCCGATGTCGTGCATCTGGGCCGGCACGTCGAACGCCTCGGTGCGCAGGTCGATGCAGACCTTGCTGGCCGTGGCGATGTGCCGCAGGTCGGCGATGAGGCCGTCGCTGACGTCCGTCATCGCCGTGGCGCCGAGCGCGACGGCGGCCGGGCCCGCGTGGTAGGGCGGCTCCGGGCGGCGGTGGGCCTCCACGAAGGCCCGCGGGGAGCGGAAGCCGCGCTGGAGTATGGCGTACCCGGCCGCTGACCAGCCCAGCCACCCCGTGACGGCGACGACGTCCCCGGGCCGGGCCCCGGCCCGGGTGACGGCCTCCCGGCCGCGCAGGTCGCCGAGGGCCGTGATGGCGAGGGTGATCGTCTCACCGCGCACGATGTCGCCGCCGACGACGGCCGCCCCGGCGACGTCGCACTCGTCCCGCAGCCCGTCCATCAGCTCCACCGGCCAGGTGGCGTGCAGATCGGCGGGCAGGACGAGGCCGAGGAGCAGCGCCGTGGGCGCGGCGCCCATGGCGGCGATGTCGGCGAGGTTCTGCGCGGCAGCCTTGCGGCCCACGTCGTAGGCGGTGGACCAGTCACGCCGGAAGTGCCGGCCCTCCAGGAGCACGTCGGTGCTGGCCACGACGCGCCGATCGGGGGCGGCGACCACGGCGGCGTCGTCCCCGGGCCCCAGTTTGACCGCCGGTGTGGCGGTCAGCCGGGAGGTCAGCTCCCGGATGAGCCCGAACTCCCCGAGTTCGCCGACGGTCCCAGGGGTCGGGGGGCGGCCCCCGGGGAAACTCAGCATCCGTCTGCCCTTTCACAAAGCTCGCCGCTGGTGGTGACGACGCGATACCGTAGCGTCCCTTCCACCCCCATGATCCTCGAAGCCGCCCTGGAGGTTCCGTGGTACAGGCCTACATCCTGATCCAGACCGAGGTCGGCAAGGCGTCGACCGTCGCCGAGGTGATCGCCGACCTGCCCGGTGTCGTCCAGGCCGAGGACGTGACGGGCCCGTACGACGTCATCGTCCGCGCCCAGGCCGACACCGTGGACGATCTGGGGCGGCTGGTCGTCGCCAAGATCCAGCAGGTGGACGGCATCACCCGTACTCTGACCTGCCCAGTCGTGCATCTCTAGCTCCCCCGTATGCTCACGGCGTGACTGCTCCGCTCCGCCGCCCCTCCGCACCGCCGGGCCGCCTCGCGGTGCGCACGGCCGCTCTTTCCGCCGCCGCCCTGCTGGCCGGCTGCTCCCTCGGATCCCCGTCGGGCCCTGCGGTACCGAGTCCTTCGGGGGCCGCCGCCTCGGCGTGCCGGGCCCTCGCCGAGGCGCTGCCCGAACGGGTGGACGGGCAGGAGCGCGTCACGCGCGAGCCGGTGTCCGACTTCACGGCGGTGTGGGGCGACCCCGGCATCGAGCTGCGGTGCGGTGTGCGGCGCCCCGAGCGGTTGACGCCCGGGAGTGAACACTACAACCCGACGGCCGACGCGGTCGTGGTCAACGACGTCGACTGGCTCCTGGAGGAGCTGGCCGACGGTCATCGGTTCACGACGGTCGGCCGGGACGCCTTCGTGGAGGTGACCGTCCCGGCCGCGTACGCCCCGGAGGTCAACGCGCTCACCGACCTCGCTCGACCCGTCGCCACGACCGTGCCGCAGTCGCCCGCCTGACGGCCCGGCCCGCCGGCGGGGCGTGGCTCAGCGCAGGCCCGTGGAGCGGTGCAGGGCCGCCTGGAGCAGGCGGTCCACCAGCTCGGGGTAGCTCACACCGGTCTCCTGCCACATGCGCGGGTACATGCTGATCGGCGTGAAGCCCGGCATCGTGTTGATCTCGTTGAGGACGAAGCGTCCGTCCTCCAGGAGGAAGAAGTCCGCCCGCACCAGGCCCTCGCAGGAGGCCGCCTCGAAGGCGAGCACGGCGAGCCGGCGCACCTCTGCGGTCTGCTCCTCGGTGAGGGGCGCGGGGACGATACCGGCGGCCGAGTCGATGTACTTGGCCTCGAAGTCGTAGAAGTCGTGGCTGGTGACGGGCGGGATCTCGGCGGGGACACTGGCCTGCGGGCCGTCACCGAACTCCAGCACGCCGCACTCGATCTCCCGACCGCGCAGCAGCGACTCGACGATGACCTTCGGATCGTGCCGACGCGCCTCCTCGATGGCGTCGTCGAGTCCGGTGAGGTCGTCGACCTTGCTGATGCCCATCGACGAACCCGCCCGTGCCGGCTTCACGAAGACCGGCCAGCCGTGCTCGCCGGCGAAGTCGACGACCTTCTTGCGGGCCCCGGCCTGGTCCCGGTCCCACTCCCGCGGCCGGATGACGGTGAAGGGACCCACGGGGAGGCCGTAGGAGGCGAAGACCCGCTTCATGTACTCCTTGTCCATGCCGACGGCCGACGCCAGCACCCCGGAGCCCACGTACGGGACGCCGGCCAGCTCCAGCAGCCCCTGGAGGGTGCCGTCCTCCCCGTAAGGGCCGTGCAGGACGGGGAAGACGACGTCCACCTCGCCGAGCACCGTGGGCACGCTGCCCGGCTCGCTGTGGACGACCTCGCGGCTCGCCGGATCGACGGGCAGGACGACCCCGCCGGTGTCCGACCGGGCCAGCTCCGCCACGCTCGGCAGCTCCCGGTCGGTGATGGCCATGCGTTCCGGTGCGTCGGCGGTGAGGGCCCAGCGTCCGTCCGCGGTGATGCCGATCGGCAGCACGTCGTACTTCTCGCGGTCGATGGCGCGCAGCACGGCACCGGCCGTGAGGACGGAGATGCCGTGCTCGGAACTGCGGCCGCCGAAGACGACGGCGACGCGCGGCTTGCGCGGCGGACGGGCGGAGGCGCTGGGTGTCTCTGACGTGCTCATCGGCTTGAGATTACCGGCTGGGCGCCGGGGAGTGCAGCGCGGCACGTCCCCGGGCACGCGTCCCCGTCAGCGGGTCTCCGCCTTGGCGCTGCGGGCCATCAGCTCCTTGAGCGCCACGAGCGGCGCCTTGCCGTGGTGCACGATCTCCACGACCGTTTCGGTGATCGGCGTCTCGACACCGTGCCGACGGGCCAGATCCAGGACGGAGCGGCACGACTTGACGCCCTCGGCGGTCTGCCGGGTGACGGCGATGGTCTCCTCCAGCGTCATGCCGCGCCCCAGGTTGGTACCGAAGGTGTGGTTGCGGGAGAGCGGGGAGGAGCACGTCGCGACCAGGTCGCCCAGCCCGGCCAGTCCGGCGAAGGTGGCGGGGTCGGCGCCGAGCGCCAGGCCGAGCCGGGTCGTCTCGGCCAGCCCGCGCGTGATCAGCGACGCCTTGGCGTTGTCGCCGAGCCCCATGCCGTCGGCGATGCCCACGGCCAGCCCGATGACGTTCTTGACCGCACCGCCCAGTTCGCAACCCACGACGTCGGTGTTGGTGTAGGGGCGGAAGTACGGGGTGTGGCACGCCTTCTGCAGCCGACGGGCCACCTGCTCGTCGCGGCAGGCGACGACGGAGGCGGCGGGCTGCCGGGTGGCGATCTCCTTGGCCAGGTTGGGCCCGGACAGCACGGCGACGCGGTCCGGTGACGCGCCGGTGACCTCTTCGATCACCTCGCTCATCCGCTTCGTGCTGCCCAGCTCCACGCCCTTCATCAGCGAGACCAGCACGGTGTCGGGCGACAGGAGCGGCGTCCACCGCGCGAGGTTGTCCCGCAGGGACTGGGAGGGGACCGCCAGCACGGTGAACTCCGCGTCCCGCGCGGCCTCGGCGGGATCGGTCGTGGCCCGCAACGACGTGGGCAGCTCCACGTCGGGCAGGTAGTCCGGGTTGACGTGCCGGGCGTTGACGGCGGCCGCCAGTTCGGGCCGGCGGCCCCAGAGCGTCACCTCACAGCCGGCGTCGGCAAGCACCATGCCGAAGGCGGTGCCCCACGATCCGGTGCCGAACACGGCTGCCTTCGTCACGCGGACTCCCCCTCGGCGGCCTTCGTGCGGGGAGGTTCGGAGATGCCGTGGTCCCGCTCCGGCGCCGTCGTCCCGCTCCGCCCCGTCCCGCGCGTGCGGCGGTTGCGGCGCTCCTCGGCCACGGCCCTGCGGTGGTCGTAGCGCTCGGCCGGGGCCGGTTCGCCCCGGAGTTCCGCCAGTTCGGCGGTGATGGCGTCCATGATCGCGTCGGTGGCTCCCCTGAGCACCTCGGCCGTGGGCTCCCGGTCGTGGAAGCGCGACAGGTCCACGGGCTTCCCCGCCCGTACGCGCAGCGTCCTGCGCGGGAAGAGCCGGACCCGTTTGCGCTTGGCGTACGGGGGCACCACCTCGTGCGCCCCCCACTGGGCAACGGGAATGACCGGTGCCTTCGTCAGCAGGGCGACGCGGGCCGCGCCCGTCTTGCCCTCCATCGGCCACAGCTCCGGATCACGGGTGAGGGTGCCCTCGGGGTAGAAGGCCACGCACTCGCCCTTGTTGATGGCGTCGACGGCGGCACGGAAGGCGCCGACCGCGTCGGCGGACTCCCGGTACACGGGGATCTGCCCGGTGCCCCGCATGACGGCTCCCACGAAACCGCGACCGAACAGGCTCACTTTCGCCAGAAATCGGGGAACCCGTCCCGTGTTGTACTGGAAATGTGCGTACGCCAGTGGATCAAGATAGGAGTTGTGATTGACGGCGACGATGAATCCGCCTTCGGCCGGAATGTTCTCCATTCCGCGCCAGTCCCGATGGAACAGGAGGAGCAGGACGGGTTTGACGATGACCGCGGCCAAGCGATACCAGAACCCGATTTTTCGGCGGGACACCGGGACACCATCTCCTCTTGCTCTTCGCACCGGACCGGTAGCCGGACCGGCCGGCTCGCACTGTGCGCCGGGGACAACCGCACAAGTGTGGCCCTCGGCCACGGCCCTGTCGAGGACACCGTAACCCCAGGCCCCACAGCGGGGAGAGAATGGGCCCGATGCCGCACGCGACGAGCGCCGGGGCCGGCTGGTCCCTGGTCGTTCCCCTCAAACCGCTGGGCGTGGCCAAGAGCAGACTGGCCGCGGCCCTCGGGGAGCCCCTGCGCCCCCGGCTGGCCCTCGCCTTCGCCCAGGACACCGTTGCGGCCGCGCTCGACTGCCCCGAGGTGACCGATGTGGTGGTCGTCACGGACGACGCGGTGGCCCGGCGGGCCCTGACGGCACTGGGCGCCCGGGTGCTCGGGGATCCTCCGGGCGGTGGCCTGAACCCGGCCCTGCGCCACGGCGCACGTACCGTCCGCTCCCGCCGCCCCCGCTCGGCGGTCGCCGCACTCAACGCCGACCTGCCCGCGCTGCGCCCGGAGGAATTGACGCGCGTCCTGGACGCCGCGAGGGAATTCCCGCGTGCTTTTCTCGCGGACGCCGCCGGAGTGGGCACGACGGTGCTTTCCGCGCGGCCGGGAACAGAGCTGGAACCGCGTTTCGGCGGTACGTCCCGCGAACGTCACCGGCGGTCCGGAGCCAGCGAGATCGCCCTCGTCGGCGTGGACAGTGTGCGGCGCGACGTCGACACCGGAGCGGACCTGCGAGCCGCTCTGGAGCTCGGAGTGGGGCGGTACACGCTCAGAACGTCTGCAGCGTCACGAAGGTGACGCGGCGCTCCTCGCCGCGGCCCGTCGTCTCGATGCGCACCCGCTGCCCGGGGCGGAGCAGCCGCAGCCCCCCGGCGTCGAAGGCGGCGGCGTCGAACGGCACGGGAGTGCCGTCGTCCAACAGGACGCTGCCCGTGCGGGTCTGCGAGTCGAAGGTGTACGCGGTGGCCTGCATGGGCAGAGCCTATGGCCTGCGCCGCCCCCTGTCCCTCGCGGGCCGCCGCGCGGGCGGCGCGGGGAGGACGTGCTGCGGGCCGGGCTCCCCGGTGGGGCCCGGCCCGGCTGCGCGCGCGGACGCTCAGCGGCTGCGCGCGCTCTTCTTGGCGGCGGTCTTGCGCGCGGAGGCCTTGCGCGCGGGCGCCTTCTTCGCCGTGCTCTTCTTCGCCGGCGCGCTCGTCGCGGCGGTCTTCTTGGCGGTGGTCTTCTTGGCCGCCGCCTTCTTGGCCGTGGCCTTGGCCGGGCTGGACTTCTTCGCGGTCGCCGTCTTCTTCGTCGCGGTCTTGGCCGCGCTCGTCCTCTTCGCGGGCGCGGCCTTCTTGGCAGTGGTCTTCTTGGCCGCCGCCTTCTTGGCCGCGGCCTTCTTCGTGGCCGCCTTCTTCGTCGTGGTGCCGCCCGAGAGGCTGCCCTTGGGGGCCTTCTTGACCGCGACGTCGTTCTTCGGGAGCTTCTTGGCGCCGCTCACCAGGTCCTTGAAACCCTGGCCCGCCCGGAAGCGGGGCACGGCCGTCTTCTTGACCCGAACCCGCTCGCCGGTCTGCGGGTTGCGGGCGTACCGCGCGGGGCGCTCGACCTTCTCGAACGAGCCGAAGCCGGTGACCGACACACGCTCGCCCGCGCACACCGTGCGGACGATCGCGTCCAGTACGTGGTCGACCGCGTCCGCGGCCTGCTGCCGACCGCCCAGCTTGTCCTGGATTGCTTCAACGAGCTGCGCCTTGTTCACGTCTTCCCCTTCAGAGGCATTCCGTCACGAATGGTGTTCACGCTTTTTCGCACGGTAGGCAGATATATACCGCAAATCAAACACGAAACGGGCTAATCACCCTTGTGCCGCAACGAACTCCGCCGGTCATGCAGAAGGGAAGCGGCGGCCGTCGATCTCCTCCATCAGCCGTTCGAGCCTCTGCGCCGCCGAGGCCAGGTCGTGCTTCGCCGCCGCCGTGATGACGAGCAGCTTCCGGGTGAGCGCCTCCCGTTCGCCCTCCGGGACTTGCAGTGCGCGCACCTTGCTGTGCGCTTCCTTGAGCCGGTCGGCGACGAGACCGTACAGAGCCAGTTCGTCGTCGCCGTCCATGCACCGATTGTGCCATCTGGGGGGAGTTGTCGCCTCGCGAGGCCTCAACGCTCCGCCCGGGTGGACCAGTGCGGTTCCAGCCACCCAGGCTACCTTTCCAGCCAACTGCACGATAGGCGGGTCGATTTCGCAGCCGCGCGTACCCGTCCGAAGCACACGAAAACGCGGTGCCCCCGTTCCGGAGAACGGGGGCACCGCGTTGCTGCGAACGGGGACGCGACCCTCGGGCTCAGGCCGCCTGCGTCTGCGGCTTGAAGGACGGCCGCCCGCTCTCGTAGGCGGCGATGTCGCCCTCGTTCTGCAAGGTGATGCTGATGTCGTCCAGCCCTTCCAGGAGGCGCCAGCGGGCGTTCTCGTCCAGCTCGAAGTCAGCCTCGACGCCGGGCGCGAGGACCTTGCGCGCCACCAGGTCGACGGTGATCTCCGTGGCGGGGTCCTCCTCCGTGAGCTGCCACAGCGCGTCCACCGTCTCCTGCGGCAGCACCACGGTGAGCAGGCCGTTCTTCAGCGAATTGCCTCGGAAGATGTCGGCGAAGCGGGAGGAGATCACCGCTTTGAAGCCGTAGTTCTGGAGGGCCCAGACGGCGTGTTCCCGCGAGGAACCGGTACCGAAGTCGGGACCCGCCACCAGGACGGTGGCGCCCTGGCGTTCGGGCTGGTTCAGCACGAACGTCCCGTCCTTGCGCCACGCCTCGAACAGGCCGTCCTCGAACCCGTCGCGGGTGACCTTCTTCAGCCAGTGCGCGGGGATGATCTGGTCGGTGTCGACGTTGCTGCGGCGCAGCGGAACGGCCCGGCCGGTGTGGGTGGTGAAGGCTTCCATGGTGTTCAGACTCCCGCGGGCACGGCGTTGTCGGACAGGTCGGCGGGCGAGGCGAGGTGCCCGAGCACCGCCGTGGCGGCGGCCACCGGCGGGGAGACCAGGTGGGTCCGCCCGCCCTTGCCCTGCCGGCCCTCGAAGTTGCGGTTGGAGGTGGACGCCGAACGCTCGCCGGGAGCCAGCTGGTCGGGGTTCATGCCGAGGCACATCGAGCAACCGGCGTGCCGCCATTCGGCCCCCGCCGCGGTGAACACCTTGTCCAGCCCTTCCTCCACCGCCTGGAGGGCGACGCGTACGGAGCCGGGCACGATCAGCATCCGCACGCCGTCGGCGACCTTGCGGCCCTCGATGACGGCGGCGGCCGAGCGCAGGTCCTCGATGCGGCCGTTGGTGCACGAGCCGACGAACACGGTGTCGACCTTGATGTCCCGCAGGCGCTGGCCCGCCGACAGGCCCATGTACGTCAGGGCGTTCTCCGCCGCGAGCTTCTCGCTGGCGTCCGCGAAGGAGGCCGGGTCCGGGACGCTCGCGGACAGCGGTGCGCCCTGGCCGGGGTTGGTGCCCCAGGTGACGAACGGTGCCAGTTCGGCGGCCTCGATGACGACCTCGTGGTCGAACACCGCGTCGTCGTCCGTCCGCAGCGTCCGCCAGTACGCGACGGCATCGTCCCAGTCGGCGCCCTCGGCCGCGTGCGGGCGGCCCTGGAGATAGGCGAAGGTGGTCTCGTCGGGAGCGATCATGCCCGCCCGGGCACCGGCCTCGATGGACATGTTGCAGATGGTCATCCGCGCTTCCATCGACAGCTTCTCGATGGCCTCGCCACGGTATTCCAGGACGTAGCCCTGGCCGCCGCCGGTGCCGATCTTCGCGATCACGGCGAGGATGAGGTCCTTGGCGGTGACGTCCTCGGGCAGTTCACCGTTGACCGTGATCGCCATCGTCCTGAACGGTGCCAGCGGCAGCGTCTGCGTGGCCAGGACGTGCTCGACCTGGCTGGTGCCGATACCGAAGGCCAGCGCTCCGAAGGCACCGTGCGTGGAGGTGTGGCTGTCACCGCACACCACGGTCATTCCCGGCTGCGTCAGCCCCAGCTGGGGGCCCACCACGTGCACGACGCCCTGCTCGACGTCGCCCAGGGGGTGCAGCCGCACACCGAAGTCCGCGCAGTTCTTGCGCAGGGTCTCCAGTTGGGTGCGCGAGACCGGGTCGGCGATCGGCTTGTCGATGTCGAGGGTCGGGGTGTTGTGGTCCTCGGTGGCGATGGTGAGGTCGGTGCGCCGCACCTGGCGCCCGCTCTTGCGCAGACCGTCGAAGGCCTGCGGGCTGGTCACCTCGTGCAGCAGATGAAGATCGATGTAGAGCAGGTCAGGCTCACCCTCCACACGCCGAACGACATGGTCG contains the following coding sequences:
- the thiD gene encoding bifunctional hydroxymethylpyrimidine kinase/phosphomethylpyrimidine kinase, producing the protein MTDSRRTPPSPIRVLTVAGSDSGGGAGIQADLKTMMALGTHGMSVLTAVTAQNSLGVQGAWELPAEAVRAQFRSVVDDIGVQAVKTGMLASAELVGTVAGLLRPLDVPVVVDPVGVSKHGDPLLAAEALETVRTELLPTATVATPNLDEVAQLTGVTVTSEDDMRRAAGAVLAHGPRWALIKGGHLPGEATDLLTDGSAEHWLRAPRYAGRHTHGTGCTLASAVAAELAKGREVPEAVALAKEYVTGAIAAGFALGAGIGPVDHAWRRFGDTR
- a CDS encoding thiamine-phosphate kinase, translating into MLSFPGGRPPTPGTVGELGEFGLIRELTSRLTATPAVKLGPGDDAAVVAAPDRRVVASTDVLLEGRHFRRDWSTAYDVGRKAAAQNLADIAAMGAAPTALLLGLVLPADLHATWPVELMDGLRDECDVAGAAVVGGDIVRGETITLAITALGDLRGREAVTRAGARPGDVVAVTGWLGWSAAGYAILQRGFRSPRAFVEAHRRPEPPYHAGPAAVALGATAMTDVSDGLIADLRHIATASKVCIDLRTEAFDVPAQMHDIGQAVGVDPLEWVLTGGEDHAIVATFPPDRKLPARWRVVGEVRHPSAMSRVTVNGASWHDGGGWDHFQGET
- a CDS encoding Lrp/AsnC family transcriptional regulator, whose product is MVQAYILIQTEVGKASTVAEVIADLPGVVQAEDVTGPYDVIVRAQADTVDDLGRLVVAKIQQVDGITRTLTCPVVHL
- a CDS encoding DUF3515 domain-containing protein, whose product is MTAPLRRPSAPPGRLAVRTAALSAAALLAGCSLGSPSGPAVPSPSGAAASACRALAEALPERVDGQERVTREPVSDFTAVWGDPGIELRCGVRRPERLTPGSEHYNPTADAVVVNDVDWLLEELADGHRFTTVGRDAFVEVTVPAAYAPEVNALTDLARPVATTVPQSPA
- a CDS encoding D-alanine--D-alanine ligase family protein, with product MSTSETPSASARPPRKPRVAVVFGGRSSEHGISVLTAGAVLRAIDREKYDVLPIGITADGRWALTADAPERMAITDRELPSVAELARSDTGGVVLPVDPASREVVHSEPGSVPTVLGEVDVVFPVLHGPYGEDGTLQGLLELAGVPYVGSGVLASAVGMDKEYMKRVFASYGLPVGPFTVIRPREWDRDQAGARKKVVDFAGEHGWPVFVKPARAGSSMGISKVDDLTGLDDAIEEARRHDPKVIVESLLRGREIECGVLEFGDGPQASVPAEIPPVTSHDFYDFEAKYIDSAAGIVPAPLTEEQTAEVRRLAVLAFEAASCEGLVRADFFLLEDGRFVLNEINTMPGFTPISMYPRMWQETGVSYPELVDRLLQAALHRSTGLR
- a CDS encoding NAD(P)H-dependent glycerol-3-phosphate dehydrogenase, producing MVLADAGCEVTLWGRRPELAAAVNARHVNPDYLPDVELPTSLRATTDPAEAARDAEFTVLAVPSQSLRDNLARWTPLLSPDTVLVSLMKGVELGSTKRMSEVIEEVTGASPDRVAVLSGPNLAKEIATRQPAASVVACRDEQVARRLQKACHTPYFRPYTNTDVVGCELGGAVKNVIGLAVGIADGMGLGDNAKASLITRGLAETTRLGLALGADPATFAGLAGLGDLVATCSSPLSRNHTFGTNLGRGMTLEETIAVTRQTAEGVKSCRSVLDLARRHGVETPITETVVEIVHHGKAPLVALKELMARSAKAETR
- a CDS encoding lysophospholipid acyltransferase family protein — its product is MSRRKIGFWYRLAAVIVKPVLLLLFHRDWRGMENIPAEGGFIVAVNHNSYLDPLAYAHFQYNTGRVPRFLAKVSLFGRGFVGAVMRGTGQIPVYRESADAVGAFRAAVDAINKGECVAFYPEGTLTRDPELWPMEGKTGAARVALLTKAPVIPVAQWGAHEVVPPYAKRKRVRLFPRRTLRVRAGKPVDLSRFHDREPTAEVLRGATDAIMDAITAELAELRGEPAPAERYDHRRAVAEERRNRRTRGTGRSGTTAPERDHGISEPPRTKAAEGESA
- the cofC gene encoding 2-phospho-L-lactate guanylyltransferase codes for the protein MPHATSAGAGWSLVVPLKPLGVAKSRLAAALGEPLRPRLALAFAQDTVAAALDCPEVTDVVVVTDDAVARRALTALGARVLGDPPGGGLNPALRHGARTVRSRRPRSAVAALNADLPALRPEELTRVLDAAREFPRAFLADAAGVGTTVLSARPGTELEPRFGGTSRERHRRSGASEIALVGVDSVRRDVDTGADLRAALELGVGRYTLRTSAASRR
- a CDS encoding HU family DNA-binding protein, which gives rise to MNKAQLVEAIQDKLGGRQQAADAVDHVLDAIVRTVCAGERVSVTGFGSFEKVERPARYARNPQTGERVRVKKTAVPRFRAGQGFKDLVSGAKKLPKNDVAVKKAPKGSLSGGTTTKKAATKKAAAKKAAAKKTTAKKAAPAKRTSAAKTATKKTATAKKSSPAKATAKKAAAKKTTAKKTAATSAPAKKSTAKKAPARKASARKTAAKKSARSR
- the leuD gene encoding 3-isopropylmalate dehydratase small subunit gives rise to the protein MEAFTTHTGRAVPLRRSNVDTDQIIPAHWLKKVTRDGFEDGLFEAWRKDGTFVLNQPERQGATVLVAGPDFGTGSSREHAVWALQNYGFKAVISSRFADIFRGNSLKNGLLTVVLPQETVDALWQLTEEDPATEITVDLVARKVLAPGVEADFELDENARWRLLEGLDDISITLQNEGDIAAYESGRPSFKPQTQAA
- the leuC gene encoding 3-isopropylmalate dehydratase large subunit, which translates into the protein MGRTLAEKVWDDHVVRRVEGEPDLLYIDLHLLHEVTSPQAFDGLRKSGRQVRRTDLTIATEDHNTPTLDIDKPIADPVSRTQLETLRKNCADFGVRLHPLGDVEQGVVHVVGPQLGLTQPGMTVVCGDSHTSTHGAFGALAFGIGTSQVEHVLATQTLPLAPFRTMAITVNGELPEDVTAKDLILAVIAKIGTGGGQGYVLEYRGEAIEKLSMEARMTICNMSIEAGARAGMIAPDETTFAYLQGRPHAAEGADWDDAVAYWRTLRTDDDAVFDHEVVIEAAELAPFVTWGTNPGQGAPLSASVPDPASFADASEKLAAENALTYMGLSAGQRLRDIKVDTVFVGSCTNGRIEDLRSAAAVIEGRKVADGVRMLIVPGSVRVALQAVEEGLDKVFTAAGAEWRHAGCSMCLGMNPDQLAPGERSASTSNRNFEGRQGKGGRTHLVSPPVAAATAVLGHLASPADLSDNAVPAGV